From the Rhinolophus sinicus isolate RSC01 linkage group LG02, ASM3656204v1, whole genome shotgun sequence genome, one window contains:
- the LOC109454257 gene encoding taste receptor type 2 member 46, whose translation MISLLRIIFSILLMTEFVLGNLANVFIALVNCIEWIKRRKISSADGILTALAVSRIGLLWEIVGNWYATMFSPALRSIEERIILQTIWTISNHFNLWLATSLSIFYLLKIANFSSLLFLHLKWKVKRVVPMILLGTLVFLVFHLAVTNISMQMNKYEGNISWKTNLQDIVQLSDRTVFTLANIIPFTTSLTSFVLLIFSLWKHLKKTQFSGKGSRDPSTKVHIRAMQTVISFLLLFAIYFVTLIVSVWSSNTLQNKPLLMLYEVLGVLYPSGHSFILIWGNKKLRQVFLSFLWQLRCWLKERK comes from the coding sequence ATGATAAGTTTACTACGGATCATTTTTTCCATCCTATTAATGACAGAATTTGTTTTGGGAAATTTGGCTAATGTCTTCATAGCACTGGTGAACTGCATTGAGTGGATCAAGAGACGAAAGATCTCCTCAGCTGATGGAATTCTCACTGCTCTGGCGGTCTCCAGGATTGGTTTACTCTGGGAAATAGTAGGAAATTGGTATGCAACTATGTTTAGTCCAGCGTTACGTAGTATAGAGGAAAGAATTATTCTTCAAACGATCTGGACGATAAGCAACCATTTTAACCTCTGGCTTGCCACTAGCCTCAGCATATTTTATTTGCTCAAGATAGCCAATTTCTCTAGCCTTCTTTTTCTTCACCTGAAGTGGAAAGTTAAAAGAGTAGTTCCCATGATACTGTTGGGAACTTTGGTCTTCTTGGTTTTTCATCTTGCCGTGACAAATATAAGTATGCAGATGAATAAATATGAAGGAAACATCAGTTGGAAGACCAATTTGCAGGACATCGTGCAACTTTCAGATAGGACTGTATTCACGCTAGCAAACATCATACCCTTTACTACGTCCCTGACGTCGTTTGTGCTGTTAATTTTTTCCCTGTGGAAACATCTCAAGAAGACGCAGTTCAGTGGCAAAGGATCCCGAGATCCCAGCACCAAGGTCCACATAAGAGCCATGCAAACTGTGAtctcctttctcttgctttttgcTATTTACTTTGTGACTCTAATCGTCTCAGTTTGGAGTTCTAATACTCTGCAGAACAAACCACTTCTCATGCTTTACGAGGTTCTTGGAGTCCTGTATCCTTCAGGCCACTCATTTATCCtgatttggggaaataaaaagcTAAGACAggtttttctgtcatttctgtgGCAGCTGAGGTGCtggctgaaagaaaggaaataa